The following proteins are co-located in the Brockia lithotrophica genome:
- a CDS encoding Phosphoglycerate kinase: MSKRVGRDAGLSPRRGPSLLPRAKSIVKFDSVRNDEPPSAEDLVTVGGRIMAKKTVRDIDVRGKRVLVRVDFNVPVKDGVIADDRRIREALPTIEYLLREGARVILVSHLGRPKAPFAPEFSLAPVRARLEELLGRPVKLAPDVVGPEVERMAEELRPGEVLLLENVRYYPEETKNDPDFAARLARLADVYVNDAFGTAHRAHASTEGVARLLPSVSGFLLAREVEVLRRVLEQPERPFVAILGGAKIADKIGVIENLLGRVDALLVGGGIANTFLVARGYEVGLSLYEPDGVDVARRLLCDAEALGVDLLLPVDAVVAAEISETAETQVVPVEEVPADGRIGDIGPRTRELYRERLRGARTIVWNGPMGVFELSPFAEGTIAVARAVAESGAYSVIGGGDSLAAVKLAGVEDKVSHLSTGGGATLEFLEGKELPGIAVLPDA; encoded by the coding sequence GTGAGCAAACGCGTCGGCCGGGACGCGGGCCTTTCCCCCCGGCGTGGCCCGTCCCTTTTGCCTCGTGCGAAAAGTATAGTAAAATTTGACTCGGTGCGCAACGATGAACCGCCGAGCGCGGAAGACCTGGTCACGGTAGGGGGGAGGATCATGGCCAAGAAGACGGTACGCGACATCGACGTGCGCGGGAAACGCGTCCTCGTCCGCGTCGACTTCAACGTACCGGTCAAAGACGGGGTGATCGCGGACGACCGCCGGATCCGGGAAGCTCTTCCTACGATCGAATACCTCCTTCGGGAAGGGGCCCGCGTGATCCTCGTGAGCCACCTGGGGCGGCCGAAGGCCCCTTTTGCTCCGGAATTTTCTCTGGCGCCCGTACGCGCCCGCCTCGAGGAGCTCCTGGGCCGGCCGGTGAAGCTTGCGCCGGACGTCGTAGGTCCGGAGGTCGAACGTATGGCGGAGGAACTCCGCCCCGGCGAGGTGCTCCTTCTGGAAAACGTCCGCTACTACCCCGAGGAGACGAAAAACGATCCGGATTTTGCAGCCCGTCTGGCCCGCCTTGCGGACGTGTACGTGAATGACGCCTTCGGGACGGCGCACCGCGCCCACGCTTCCACGGAAGGAGTGGCGCGCCTTCTCCCTTCCGTTTCGGGATTCCTTCTCGCCCGCGAAGTCGAGGTTCTCCGGCGGGTTCTGGAACAACCGGAGCGTCCGTTCGTCGCCATCTTGGGCGGGGCGAAGATCGCCGATAAGATCGGCGTGATCGAAAACCTCCTGGGGCGCGTGGACGCCCTTCTCGTAGGCGGGGGTATTGCCAACACCTTCCTCGTCGCCCGGGGATACGAGGTGGGCCTGAGTTTGTACGAACCCGATGGCGTGGATGTCGCCCGCCGCCTTTTGTGCGACGCGGAGGCGCTCGGCGTAGACCTTCTTCTCCCCGTGGATGCCGTAGTGGCCGCGGAGATTTCTGAGACGGCGGAGACGCAGGTCGTCCCCGTAGAGGAGGTTCCTGCGGACGGCCGGATCGGCGACATCGGCCCTCGGACGCGGGAGCTCTATCGTGAAAGGCTCCGGGGTGCGCGGACAATCGTGTGGAACGGCCCCATGGGCGTCTTCGAACTCTCCCCGTTTGCCGAAGGGACGATCGCCGTCGCCCGCGCGGTGGCCGAAAGCGGCGCGTATTCCGTGATCGGTGGAGGCGATTCCCTCGCTGCCGTGAAGCTTGCGGGAGTAGAAGACAAGGTGTCCCATCTCTCCACGGGTGGGGGGGCGACGCTCGAATTTCTCGAAGGCAAGGAGCTTCCGGGCATCGCCGTCCTCCCGGACGCGTGA
- a CDS encoding Triosephosphate isomerase: MKPWLGANWKMHKTVREAREYVARWNSLVEESPLGEEAEAVLFPPFTALAAVGEALVGASLGAQNVYPEDGGAFTGEISPPMLAELGVRYVLVGHSERRHILGEEDAFLRRKFDALVARGFVPVLCVGETAEERRTGRTDEVLLRQLDGVLGEREAFPGTFVVAYEPVWAIGTGIPATPEDAAQAVARIRAYLRERFGAPADGVPIVYGGSVDPDNVGGFVRPGVSDGALVGSKSLEADVFFRLAQNALEAWRKG, encoded by the coding sequence GTGAAGCCCTGGCTTGGCGCGAACTGGAAAATGCACAAGACCGTCCGCGAAGCGCGGGAGTACGTCGCCCGCTGGAATTCCCTCGTGGAGGAATCCCCCCTAGGGGAAGAGGCCGAAGCAGTCCTCTTCCCGCCCTTTACGGCCCTGGCCGCGGTTGGGGAAGCGCTCGTAGGGGCCTCCCTCGGGGCGCAAAACGTCTACCCGGAAGACGGGGGGGCGTTTACGGGGGAGATCTCTCCCCCTATGCTCGCGGAGCTCGGCGTGCGCTACGTACTCGTCGGTCACTCGGAGCGGCGGCACATCCTGGGAGAGGAGGACGCCTTCCTCCGGCGGAAGTTCGACGCCCTCGTCGCCCGCGGGTTCGTTCCCGTCCTCTGCGTCGGGGAAACGGCGGAGGAGCGGCGGACGGGCAGGACGGACGAGGTGCTCCTTCGCCAGTTGGACGGGGTACTCGGGGAGCGCGAGGCGTTTCCCGGAACGTTCGTCGTCGCCTACGAGCCCGTATGGGCAATCGGAACGGGCATTCCGGCGACCCCCGAAGATGCGGCGCAGGCCGTCGCGCGCATCCGCGCGTACTTACGCGAGCGATTCGGCGCGCCCGCAGACGGCGTTCCCATCGTCTACGGCGGAAGCGTAGATCCGGACAACGTAGGGGGATTCGTGCGACCCGGGGTTTCCGACGGAGCGCTCGTAGGCTCCAAGAGCCTCGAGGCGGACGTCTTTTTCCGCCTCGCCCAAAACGCCCTCGAAGCGTGGCGAAAGGGGTAG
- a CDS encoding Catabolite repression HPr-like protein Crh, whose translation MTRPVTIRLHGGLRARSAARFVQQANRFRANVYLERGEHRVNAKSIMGVMGLALAAGEEVVLLADGPDAEEAVTALAKFLSHEYPVEV comes from the coding sequence GTGACGAGACCGGTGACGATTCGCCTGCACGGAGGCCTTCGCGCCCGATCGGCCGCCCGCTTCGTGCAGCAGGCGAATCGCTTTCGCGCCAACGTGTACCTCGAACGTGGCGAGCACCGCGTGAACGCCAAGAGCATCATGGGCGTCATGGGACTTGCCCTTGCCGCCGGCGAAGAAGTCGTCCTCCTTGCAGATGGACCCGATGCCGAAGAGGCGGTGACGGCCCTCGCGAAGTTCCTCTCCCATGAATATCCCGTGGAAGTGTAG
- a CDS encoding ATP-dependent Clp protease proteolytic subunit, producing the protein MIIPTVVERSGRGERAYDIYSRLLKDRIIFLGTPIDDDVANLVVAQLLYLAAEDPEKDISLYINSPGGSITAGLAIYDTMKFVRPPVNTICVGMCASMGAFLLAAGTPGKRFALPNSEIMIHQPWGGAEGQATDIAIHARRILRMRDRLNSLLAEMTGQPLERIAQDTERDRFLTAEEAREYGIIDHVITRPTDVRLEHAS; encoded by the coding sequence GTGATCATCCCTACGGTAGTAGAACGATCCGGGCGCGGGGAACGCGCGTACGACATCTACTCGCGCCTGCTCAAGGACCGGATCATCTTCCTCGGTACGCCGATCGACGACGACGTGGCCAACCTCGTCGTCGCCCAACTCCTCTACCTCGCGGCGGAAGATCCCGAAAAGGACATTTCCCTGTACATCAACAGCCCCGGCGGATCGATCACCGCGGGCCTCGCCATCTACGACACGATGAAGTTCGTCCGGCCTCCCGTAAACACGATCTGCGTGGGGATGTGCGCATCCATGGGGGCGTTCCTCCTCGCGGCGGGGACTCCGGGGAAACGCTTCGCCCTCCCCAACAGCGAGATCATGATCCACCAACCGTGGGGAGGGGCGGAAGGCCAGGCAACGGACATCGCGATCCATGCGCGGCGAATTCTGCGCATGCGCGATCGTCTCAACAGCCTCCTCGCCGAGATGACGGGACAACCCCTGGAGCGCATCGCCCAGGATACGGAGCGCGACCGCTTCCTCACCGCGGAGGAGGCGCGGGAGTACGGGATCATCGACCACGTGATCACGCGACCCACGGACGTCCGCCTGGAACACGCTTCGTAA
- a CDS encoding NAD-dependent glyceraldehyde-3-phosphate dehydrogenase translates to MRVAINGFGRIGRLTLRAWLEKGVPEIDIVAVNDLTDAPMLAHLFRFDSVHGTLPWEVVPEDDGFRVNGRRIRVLAERDPAKLPWRELGVEVVVESTGRFTNREDAAKHLEAGAKKVIISAPAKGDDLTVVMGVNEGRYDPAKHHVISNGSCTTNCLAPVAKVLHEAFTIKRGFMTTVHSYTNDQQILDLPHKDYRRARAAALSIIPTTTGAARAIGKVLPELDGKLNGMAMRVPTPNVSVNDLVVEVERPTGVEEVNDLFRRTAEGPMRGILAYSDLPLVSRDYNGDPHSAIVDGLSTMVIEGTLVKVVAWYDNEWGYANRLVDLAAYLARRGL, encoded by the coding sequence GTGCGTGTCGCCATCAACGGCTTTGGTCGCATCGGCAGGCTCACCCTGCGCGCGTGGCTCGAAAAGGGCGTACCCGAGATCGACATTGTCGCGGTAAACGACTTGACGGACGCTCCTATGCTCGCGCACCTTTTCCGTTTTGACTCGGTTCACGGGACCTTGCCTTGGGAGGTCGTTCCCGAAGACGACGGTTTTCGCGTGAACGGGCGCCGAATTCGCGTGCTCGCCGAACGCGATCCGGCGAAGCTCCCGTGGCGTGAACTCGGCGTAGAGGTAGTCGTAGAGTCTACCGGGCGCTTTACGAACCGCGAGGACGCCGCCAAGCACCTGGAAGCCGGTGCGAAGAAGGTGATCATCTCTGCGCCGGCCAAGGGAGACGACCTCACGGTCGTCATGGGCGTAAACGAGGGGCGCTACGATCCGGCGAAGCACCACGTGATCTCCAACGGTTCGTGTACGACGAACTGCCTCGCCCCCGTAGCCAAGGTGCTTCACGAAGCCTTTACGATCAAGAGGGGCTTCATGACCACCGTTCACTCGTACACGAACGACCAGCAGATCCTCGACTTGCCCCACAAGGACTACCGGCGCGCGCGCGCCGCCGCCCTTTCCATCATCCCCACCACGACGGGGGCCGCCCGCGCCATCGGCAAGGTGTTGCCCGAACTCGACGGCAAGCTAAACGGAATGGCCATGCGCGTGCCGACGCCCAACGTCTCCGTGAACGACCTCGTCGTCGAGGTGGAGCGGCCTACGGGCGTCGAAGAGGTGAACGACCTCTTCCGCCGCACGGCGGAAGGCCCCATGCGGGGAATCCTGGCCTACTCCGACCTCCCCCTCGTCTCCCGCGACTACAACGGCGATCCGCACTCGGCCATCGTAGATGGCCTCTCTACGATGGTCATCGAAGGGACGCTCGTCAAAGTCGTCGCTTGGTACGACAACGAGTGGGGGTACGCCAACCGGCTCGTGGACCTCGCGGCGTATCTCGCGCGCCGCGGTTTGTGA